From Oryza sativa Japonica Group chromosome 4, ASM3414082v1, one genomic window encodes:
- the LOC136356203 gene encoding uncharacterized protein, with product MSHGTIPEYGVSGIENEGIDFDLEDMLRHVELEVLTGTRRGLDNWEALEKTAKELLYDEAKGCDKDYSVLRSVLELLRLKARHGWLDTSFNDLMDLLRVNTYQAKKLICPLSLGVQKIHACENYCILYRKEFADLNSCPTCGTSRCKTGNGASDGEVVDKDDAPLDENKKIPRMVMWYLRVKDRLKRLYSNRDDAKLMRWHQEGRKNDVENDLAPETRTGGSVFEMTKNIKVVFGKPKKKPKHSIFFRYLDYWKDLEVRHAIDVMHLEKNVFDSTIGTLLDILSKTKDGFKSRTNLVNLDIRHEHHPKELPNGKIDIPPACYSLTPNENKSLCRCLHSVEVSTGFLANVGKLVSLKDLTISGYNAHDCHKMLIVFLPIAIRAVKPVHTRLVITKLCYFFNRVSQKVFDPEELGPIQKFAIKTACQLEMFFPPAYFNMMEHLIVHIVPQIIEIGPLYLHQMWAYERYMSILKGYVRNRAYPEGSMIEGYTTKEVVECCIDYMKYTIYAHLHSYNLGRSNLSPSPQISPL from the exons ATGTCACATGGAACCATCCCGGAATACGGTGTCTCTGGTATAGAGAATGAAGGTATTGATTTTgatctggaagatatgttgCGGCACGTTGAACTAGAGGTTCTAACTGGTACAAGACGAGGGTTGGACAATTGGGAAGCATTGGAAAAAACAGCGAAGGAGCTTCTGTACGACGAAGCGAAAGGATGCGACAAGGACTATTCGGTCCTGCGCTCGGTGCTCGAACTTCTCAGATTGAAGGCCAGACATGGATGGTTAGACACTAGCTTCAATGATTTGATGGATCTTTTGAGAGTTAACACATATCAAGCGAAGAAATTGATATGTCCATTGTCTCTAGGTGTTCAGAAGATCCATGCATGTGAAAATTATTGTATACTGTACCGCAAGGAATTCGCGGATTTAAACTCTTGCCCAACATGTGGGACGAGTCGGTGCAAGACAGGCAACGGAGCCTCCGATGGAGAGGTGGTCGACAAAGATGATGCACCGTTGGATGAGAACAAAAAGATTCCTAGgatggtgatgtggtacctgCGAGTTAAAGATCGCTTGAAGCGGCTATATTCCAACCGTGACGACGCCAAGTTGATGAGATGGCACCAGGAGGGTAGGAAAAATGATG TAGAGAATGATCTAGCTCCTGAAACACGAACTGGTGGCTCTGTCTTCGAGATGACAAAGAACATTAAGGTTGTCTTCGGCAAGCCAAAGAAGAAGCCT AAGCACTCAATATTTTTCAGGTATCTGGATTACTGGAAAGACCTGGAGGTTCGTCATGCCATCGATGTAATGCACCTTGAGAAGAATGTGTTTGATAGCACCATTGGCACTTTACTGGACATCCTGAGTAAGACGAAAGATGGGTTCAAGTCCCGGACCAACCTCGTCAATTTGGACATAAGGCATGAGCATCACCCAAAAGAGCTGCCAAATGGGAAGATCGATATTCCTCCTGCTTGCTACTCACTAACACCTAACGAGAATAAATCTTTATGTAGATGCTTGCATAGTGTAGAAGTCTCGACTGGTTTCTTAGCGAACGTCGGAAAACTTGTATCTTTGAAAGATTTGACCATCTCTGGGTACAATGCTCATGATTGTCACAAGATGTTAATAGTCTTCCTACCGATTGCTATAAGAGCGGTCAAGCCAGTTCACACTCGGTTAGTGATAACaaagttgtgctactttttcaatcgaGTATCACAGAAGGTTTTCGATCCTGAAGAGTTAGGCCCCATTCAAAAATTTGCAATCAAGACAGCGTGCCAGCTTGAGATGTTTTTCCCTCCAGCTTACTTCAACATGATGGAGCATCTGATTGTCCACATCGTACCACAAATTATCGAGATTGGTCCCCTATACCTACACCAAATGTGGGCGTACGAGAGGTACATGTCCATCCTGAAAGGGTATGTCCGTAACCGAGCTTATCCAGAGGGATCAATGATAGAGGGGTACACAACTAAGGAAGTGGTAGAATGCTGCATAGATTACATGAAGTATACCATTTATGCTCACCTCCACAGTTACAACTTAGGCAGATCGAATCTCTCACCCTCTCCTCAGATCTCTCCTCTCTAA